One segment of Primulina tabacum isolate GXHZ01 chromosome 6, ASM2559414v2, whole genome shotgun sequence DNA contains the following:
- the LOC142549479 gene encoding zinc finger protein CONSTANS-LIKE 5-like yields MSMHGDGEPGTKYFPAARSCDYCESEAALLFCRSDSAFLCIACDSKLHVSHTKHERVWMCEVCEQAAAVVVCKADAAVLCSDCDSDIHSANPLACRHDRTPVVPFYENAESVVLKSTAAPFVPIYNLNSSSGVEQADLLTNASSWMPTKLPAEGPDVKSIEFLLSDSDQLLDFEISQQISSHLLGDCVVPAQTTTKPPVPSLSPQNYSSDNRLEIDFTTSNVNSYNSSYTTSSLSHSVSSSSMDLDVVPDGTTLSDISYPFPSNVINSVVDLSGNQGFPSLGLDRQARVLRYREKRKNRRFQKTIRYASRKAYAETRPRVKGRFAKRTDGELELEGEPVFISGSPDYVFDARYDVVMSF; encoded by the exons ATGTCCATGCATGGAGATGGAGAACCGGGGACCAAGTATTTTCCGGCGGCCAGGAGCTGCGACTATTGCGAATCAGAGGCGGCGCTGCTATTCTGTAGGTCTGACTCGGCCTTCTTGTGTATCGCCTGCGATTCCAAGCTGCATGTTTCCCATACAAAACACGAGCGTGTCTGGATGTGCGAGGTGTGCGAACAGGCAGCTGCTGTCGTCGTCTGTAAAGCTGACGCCGCCGTGCTTTGTTCCGACTGCGACAGCGATATACACTCTGCAAACCCCCTAGCCTGCCGCCACGACAGGACGCCGGTGGTTCCCTTTTACGAGAATGCCGAATCTGTTGTCTTGAAGTCCACCGCTGCGCCGTTTGTGCCCATCTATAACCTCAACAGCAGCAGCGGCGTAGAACAGGCAGACCTTTTGACCAACGCATCTTCATGGATGCCAACAAAACTTCCTGCTGAAGGCCCGGACGTTAAATCCATTGAATTCTTGTTATCTGACTCAGATCAGCTCCTGGATTTCGAAATCTCTCAGCAAATCTCGTCACACCTTCTCGGCGATTGTGTTGTCCCTGCACAAACAACCACCAAACCGCCGGTGCCGTCTCTTTCACCCCAGAACTACTCATCCGATAACCGACTCGAGATCGATTTCACGACATCCAACGTTAATTCTTACAACAGCAGCTACACCACCTCATCTCTAAGCCACAGT GTCTCATCATCGTCCATGGATTTGGATGTTGTCCCCGACGGTACCACCCTGTCGGACATATCGTACCCTTTCCCGAGCAACGTCATAAATTCCGTGGTCGATCTTAGCGGAAATCAAGGTTTCCCTTCCTTAGGACTGGACAGACAAGCCAGGGTGTTGAGGTACAGGGAGAAGAGAAAGAATCGAAGATTCCAGAAGACCATCCGATACGCTTCCCGGAAGGCGTACGCCGAAACCAGGCCAAGAGTCAAAGGCCGGTTCGCCAAGAGAACCGACGGCGAGCTGGAACTGGAAGGCGAACCGGTTTTCATCTCCGGCTCACCTGATTATGTCTTCGATGCCAGATACGATGTCGTTATGTCGTTCTAA